The stretch of DNA TCAGGATGAGAAGAAGCGAATCGAGGCCCTGGGCGGCTGCGTGGTCTGGTTTGGAGCCTGGAGGGTGAACGGGAGCCTCTCTGTCTCCAGAGCTATTGGTAAGAGAGAGCCTTCATTCCTTTTTGAggcttgctttgctttttaactataacattttaattttctagtCATCAAAATTTGATGTACAGCTGAAGATAGACCTATGAGCAATAACCTCTATTTTCCCCCCTACAGTCTGAGGGaataatttccaaataattGCTTTAACTTGGGGTAAGAGTCACTGGCTCCACACTGAGTTAATAAAGGGCTGctggaagctgtggctgcaaaCCCACAGTTgtgtttctctgctgttcttcCACAGGGGATGCTGAGCACAAGCCATACATCTGTGGGGACGCAGACTCTGCCTCCACGGTGCTGGATGGCTCTGAAGACTACCTCATTCTGGCCTGTGATGGCTTCTACGACACAGTCAACCCCGATGAGGCAGTCAAAGTGGTGGCTGACCATCTGAAGGAGAATAATGGTGACAGCAGCATGGTAGCACATAAATTGGTGGCATCTGCTCGGGATGCCGGCTCCAGCGACAACATCACCGTCATTGTGGTGTTTCTCAGGGACATGAACGCGGCGGTCGCGGTCAGCGAGGAGTCGGACTGGACAGAGAACTCTTTCCAAGGTGGGCAAGAAGACAACGGGGAAGACAAGGAGAACCATGGAGACTGCAAACGGCCGTGGCCCCAGCACCAGTGCTCAGCACCCGCAGATTTAGGCTATGAAGGACGAGTGGACTCCTTCACCGACAGAACTAGCTTAAGCATAGGGTCCAGCGTTAACCCCTTGGATGATCAAGGCTATTTAGACCTGACAAAACCAGAAACTAGTACACCTCAGAGTGCCAAATGTCTGCCACCAGTCCCAGTGTTTAGTCCTGGCATACCAAAGAGTGCGGGTTCGATCAGCAGCTCCCCGGTGAAGAGCGAGTCCCCGGAGCTCAGCGCGTCCTCGGGCTGCGGACGGAGCGAGCGCAGGGAGGACGCCCCTCTGAGCTcgggtgctgcagggcagggcatcTACAGGGTCAGGGGTTTATCCCCCGTCTTCTTCGGGCTGGAGGATGAACTGTTCAAATCCTTGGGAAAACGAGCTGCGTTCCCTCATTTCCGGCTCTGCAGCGGGAAGAGGCGGCGAGGAGCCAGGCTCAAACCAAAGTTTCACGCGCCGCTCTGGGCTCAGGAGCCTTCCCAGGGAGAAGGATCCggcctgcccttccctgcccggGGCCGCAGGAGCAGGAGGGCGTTGGCCCGACCCTCCCCGTGGCGGAGGCTGCCCAGCCACGGCTCTTACAGCGAGTGTTTGATGCGAAGACAAAGTCATTGTATACCAGACCCACACCTTCATCAATGCTGTAAAATGTAACCACCCCCTCGTGTTTCCCTGTCAGACTCCCAAAGTAGACATTCCCAAAATAAAACTGGCATCATCAGAAAGcgaaaaaaaaaacaaaaagaggtgGGCATTTCCGAACTGTACTCCAGTCCCCTGCCAAGCTCAACCCCTGTGTAAATAGAACTAGGAATTAACCAATGTAGTTGTTTGGATCTCTAACAAAGTTTGGTGGTGGTGCCACCCCCAGCAATGCCGCAGCCGCCCGACCACCCGCACACACGAGTGTCCAGCCACATCCAGCAGGGAGAGCCCAGCAGCCGCTGCACGTGGACAGACAACGCCAGGGCACGGTCCTTAAACACGCAGAAGGTTGCACCTGCCTGAGAAATGTCTGTGGAGCAATACTCAAAGAATGATCTGGGTTAGAACTGCCAAATTTTTTTAGAGCGGGGGGAAGTTCCCATAGAGTCgaggtgtggggttttttttgggtttttgtttttcttttcgtgttctgctttctgtttatTCCAGGTGAGCGTTAAGATGAATTAGAAAATTACATCCACTTTTGCAGGTAGACGACTAAAAGCCATACAGGGTTTACCAGGTACCTTAGGAATGGACACACtaagctcctgctgctctggtcTCAGACTCCCATCGAGGTACAGACTCataatttacctttttttttttttttttccatgtaatatAAAATGCAGAGTATGAAGAAAACTTTtcttgcagtttaaaaaaaattattatttcctatGGCTGGAGGCGCAGTGTAGGGAATTTCGTATCTTTCTGGTGCTTTTAGTggcatttttctcatttctcagtTTAGGAAATTGTTCTCAATGAGTTGAACATGACTGTGCTTAATGCTTTGAGCCAACCTCTTCCCACCTTAACTTCATCTCAGGTCTTAAAAGAACCCAACCCGTGGAGGTGTCCAGTCCCAccctctgtccctgcacccGCCCCAGCGGAGATCAGGAGCTGTTGGATGAGCTGTGTGGTTCTGGTGAGGATTCCCGGGTGGCAAAGGCAGCGTTTCACAGCcagtggcagcaggaaggaTGCAGCACCACGGCTGCCACGGGGTGTGTTCAGGGTGTGTAGGGATGGATGCCCGAGCAATCCAAAGGGGATGGAAATACCGAggatgcagcagagcaggggctgcgCTGGGGCTTCCGCGGAGAGGGAGGAACTCAGTGCccgggcagggctctgctccgGCTCCCCCGGCTCCAGGAGGGCCAGGGAggagctcagctgcccttcttTGCATAAGCAGCGGCCACCAGCCCCTCCCCGCTCCCGAGGTGAGGTCACACCCTTAGGGGAGCCGCTAATTGGGACGTAAATAAGCGGCCGATTCCCATCAGCTCCACTAAGTCCAGATCCCGTTCCTACCCTTTGTTCCAGCGATGCACTGGGATGAGTATGAACAAAGTAAGTCTTCATAGGCACTTAGTGAACAATATCATTTTAGCAGTAACAATAGCAGTATTAGTGTTTAGCTAGAATTTGCtaagtattttaatattaagtAGTCAAGAAAATTATTCAACATGACAAGATGGCGAGGCTTGAATTCTGCCAATTTCCGCTGCTTCTCTCTTTGATGcactattttaaaagcaatctgATGAACAGCAAAAGGCTTTGTGAGCAACCAGGAGTTGGAGTGTGGCTTTAGATTCCTTTGATCTTTTTCAGACTTTGTTTTAATCTTACGGGATCATTGGCTCTTATCTGCCATCTTATTCTGCCTTAGCTGTTGTCAACGTTCTCTTTAGCTGCAGCTTCTGTTCCAAGTCCGATTTACCGAGGAAATTTGAGAAACCATGAAATGGTAAAATATGCAACTCTGGGGCATCTCTGCGGTgcctttgttttaaattattcacaGTAATAATGACTCACTGAAAGTCCATCTTTAGCTGACTGTCATGTTCTGGAGAGAAAGGTGGTGTAAGTGCAATTCTTGACGTGAGTAAATTAGAATGCAAACCCATCATGGATGATAAAACTTCTTCCCAGTCTGCAGGAGCAGTTGAAGAGCACTGGACTGCGTGTGTGCTGTTTTGGGAAGGATCTAGCTTTTTTAGGTGTGGATTCATAAATGGTAATTCTGCGACTCATCCCATTTATCTtgctaggagaaaaaaaaaaaaaaaccaccatcgTAGTTGCAGTGTGGTCAGGTAAAACCATTGTATAGATAGAGCAAGTGTTCATTTCTTCACTAACTGCATATTTATAGAGTAGATAGGAACCATTTGTAAGGTAAGTCCTTTAAAGTTCTATAATATTAAAAGTAGTGGTTATTGGTCTGATTATGCTGCTCTTGATTCTACACACTAGACAAAAAGCAGTGCTTGtgaaatgcagtgttttctCTTAATGCCACTGGTGATAGGAAGTAGTTCCTTCAGTTCAAACTCCTGTGCCCTTATCTGCTGCTTGCTGACGTAAGCAATAATCCCTCTCTAACGGTATCTAAGTGTTCTGTATCTCGTACCTTGATCGTCTATCTGGTGACAGTGTAAAATATTAGGCTAATAGAGAAGTATCTCCTTGTATTTATTAACTGTTGATACTGAGATTTAGTCTGTGAcctgtgttttgtatttttatcgTGTATCTTAGTGGTGGTGAAAGTTTGTACAACGAATCTTTCCAATAAAGAGCTGAAGTATCCCTTTTCCGCGTTCACACAACCCCGCATCCCTCTCGGTCGACGTGGTGACCGTGGTTGCAGAACCAGGAGGTAGCAGTGACAAACATGACTTtagttttgttctgtttcagtCGTGGTGGTTTTGAGGAAGGGGCTCGGGGCTGGtttgcctggagctgctcaaaaCTCGCTCGTAAGCTCTTCACTGTGAGCGCCGCGGGGCTCCCGCGCCGCGAGGGGCCGCGGTGCTTTTCCAACCCTGAGGAATGTGTGCGGTGCAGAGAGCAGAATAgcaccagggcagggagctCTTCACCCATTCCATTTGCACTAGAGGTGGGTGGAAACGCACGTGTGGAACTTTTCTTTACCCAGAAGTGCCATCCATTGTCCTTGCGAGTGAGAACCGTTCCGTAGCTGAGCTGTTGAGtgcggcggcgccgcggcgcTGGAGGACAATGTCCAAGCAGACTTTACCTTACGCCACGTTTCTGGTGGTGCATCATCCTCGAAACTCCGCCTGTTTTTGGAGCACTGTGTGTCAGTTGTCCCATGGGCAGATGAGGCACAAGGAGTTGTGTGCACAGACATGGCTGCTGTAGTTCAGGTCCACTCTCTCCTCACCAAATTCTCCCGACCCCAAGATTCTGCGGGAataaagcaaaatgagaaaGATTGGTCTAAATTAGGGGCTGTTTTAGCACAATTTCTTCACTCGGCACTTAGTCACATAAACAAAGCCATCCAAGGGGATACTGCAGCTTTGTTCATGTCTGTAATTTAGGGCAATCTTTCTTTAATTCACATCCTCTTTGCAACAGGAACAAAACTTTCTACCCTCGTATCACGTGCAATAATAAGGAAGCATTAACAGGACCTCGGACCCCGATGTCCgtgcccctctccagccctggcaccccagccagggcacagccctTGCCAGCATTAAGGACAAACAAGCCCCACCTGTCAGGGTCTCGTACAACCCTTGTCGTGTCcggtttttcctctccttccctctgaagACACCTCGGGACGAGAACGGGGGAGGTGGCTGAGCTCACCCTGAGTGCTGCTGCTCGTGGCCAGCCAGGCACGGTCTCAGCTCCTGGGTGCTCCTGCTGACCTTTCTGTAGTACCTTGTTCATGAAACATGTTCTTTATGAAATGAATAAATTCAAGCTAAATCATGTACCAGTGTTGGGACTTCTCCATTTGCAATCTTGTTCTACAGTTCACCCGCGAGTTTAGTTCTAACCATGTATTAGTCatccatattttatttatgaaagcTGTTTATACAGGAAAAACTGTTGAAGTTTTACCAATATCTTaataaaacagtaatttaaacCACACTCCAGCTAGTCTGGTTATTGAAGAGCTAACAAAGGCAGCGAGCAGCTAGTGTGGTGAAAGGGGGTTTCCTTTGTGGGATATGGAACTGGGGTTACCCTGTTGAGCTCTGGCCTCCACGTGGCTGCTCAGGGCCCATTGTGGCCAAAAGGGATGGAGCTGTTATGGCACGGCCGTAACAGATCAGTGTCTTCCGAGCCCCTCTCCAAACCAGCTCTGAATAAGCTGTCCATAACAGGTGAGCAAAGCACCAGCTCCTCTCTCacccctccagcagctggacacagccccagagcagcccctgtgccTCAGCAGTCACTTCCTTCAGCTCTGGCCTCTCGCTGCGAGCGAAGCAGCTGTGAGTGCTGAGGAGGCAGAGCTCCATGAGCTGTGTGCAGTGATCACCACAgccccaaacacacacagggTGTGGgcctggccctggcacagcatcTGCTCCCTCTGCAGTAACAAAGCAACTCTGGGGAAAACTCTGCATCCTTCTCCATTCCTGTTTGAATCAAGGAGATTTAAGCATTTGGTCTGGCTTCTACAAATAGGATCCCAGAGGGGGTTTTAGTGCTTTTCACTGAgtaattaaggaaaaaagtgaCAGGAAAAAGTCCCTCCACGCACAGCCAGGTGTTGCAGCGCATGGAGCTGACCCTGACAGCCTCCACCATTTTAATTATCCACACACAAAACACctgaaattcagatttcaaCATTCATTTTATTAACAAAGTGCAAACAGTTTTAAACTAGGAGTTGTAGAGCACATTCACACggacacagggcacaggcagccaCATGAGGACAACACCAGGCAGGTACTGACAGGGCTCATGCTTTGTCACTAACCAGGCATCAGCTCCCAGAGGAGCTTCACAAGGACTTCAGCAGCTCAAAATGCAACAAAGAGTTTGGCAATGGGTGTGGTTGGTCCACGTCACCAACTGGGGAAATCAGTTGCAGTGGTGGCTGTTTTCCCCCAGCATTCCAAAGGACAGTCACACACTCGTGCTCATTCcagtggcacagcaggacaCTCATCCCCCGGGATGGGGCTCAGCACCTTCCCCACGactcctcagagcagctgaggctggtggagcagcagtgccacccCTCAGTGCCAGGCCTGCAAAGGTCCCTGTGCCCCGGGGGCAGGGTAAGACAATGGCAGAAGAACCACGTTTGCCAGAGAGGAGAGGGCACAGCCAcgggcagcagcctggggctcaGCTCCAGGGAATGCACACACCTCTCCCAGGGATGCAGCCATGGGTCTTCAGGCCCCGAGCCCACGCTCTACCTGCTCCAAACAAAGTCAGTTTGCACTGAAAACTctcctgctggagcagtttTAAGGCTTCAGATAAACACACAATCTAAGAGTTAAAATTTTATGCCAGCTACTTCAACCCAGTCAGTTTTGGAAGCATTTAGAGCTCAGCCCTCCCTCCCAGACTGCCTCAGAGCCAGAGGGAGCTCAGGATGAGCTGGCACAGGCTGAGCAGTGGCTCCAAGGAGAACCTTCCCAGTTACCTGGTGCTGTCATCTCCAGGGACAAAGCTGAGATCCTCAGAACTGGCCTGATCCCCATCTGGCAACACCGAGGAGTGCCCTGAGGGTGAACACAACACCAGCAAAGCCCAGTCACCCTCAGAGCAAGcactggagcagccagggaatgctccctcccctcccttcacCCAGGCCAAAACTTCACCCCCTGGCCTCACAGCTTTGATCTGCTGGATTGGAAGTGAAAGCTCAACCAGGGGACTCTCTGAAGCTCCAGTGAACTGCTGGAAACACACTGCTGCCAATTAAGATGCAAATCCATGTCTAAGGCAGTGGTTACCTCCCTGGAATTAGCCTACTTACAGTGCCAatcctggcacacagggagTTCCAGTTGGGAACTGGAGCTCTGGgttttccagcccttcccaggagaCTCACCTAAACTGACTTCTCAAGGCTAGCAAGAATTTCCCTCTCCTGTTTTGAGCTGTTTTAATTGGGATCCCAAGAGAAGAGTTCCAAATCTTACTGGCACTTGGAGCTTTAACACCTCCACAGCCCCCCCCAGGGATCTGCATCTGAGGAGCTCTGGGAAGACTGGGAATGTTTGGGAAGAGGGGCTCTAAGCAGCTCTACCTTCACTGGAGGGCTGGACAGAGAAGGCCTGGTTGAACACCTCCGAGGGAGAGGTGGCATCTTCCTGCTCCTCGTTCTCCGTGTCACATTCgatgtcactgtcactgctcaTCCCTGGCAGGAGGTGAAGGACGTGCTTCTGACACACCCCAGCTGCAAGAGAGACCACAGACACCCAGGGCACAGTGATGGCAGCAGGATCTGCACAGCTGAAATGTCTGACTTGGCCCTGTGGAAGAgttcctgccagctcctgggatCTGGAGCACTTCCCAAGCACTCAGGGGTCTGACAGAGCACTGGGTACCAgccctcagcacagctggatttgTCCCGTGTcaccagctgagctgctcagtCTACTCTGCAACtgggacagaaaataaaagttgctTTTCTGGGAGCTAAAAGGCAGCACAACCTGTGGGGCAGGTGGACCTACCAGAGCCTTCAAGCAGCAATAGTGTGTTTGAGTCTCACACAACAAATTTCCCCTccaaagcagaagcagagctgctgctga from Vidua macroura isolate BioBank_ID:100142 chromosome 20, ASM2450914v1, whole genome shotgun sequence encodes:
- the PPM1E gene encoding protein phosphatase 1E yields the protein MAAGGAGSGGGGSAEEKTYRRFLELFLGEFRGPFGAEPEPEPEPEPEPEPEPDPAAPPPAAEAAGDADEEPGAEGEAGAAAEAEEGEGGEGDAGDPQPPAPPPPPPPLPSLPRPLSEYITEEEVEGECLDLCLQQLYKYNCPSFLASALARATSDEVLQSDLSAHFLPKHVDNADGIIQIETVKLARLVYSKLHEICSSWVKDFPLQPKPHRYYETSIHAIKNMRRKMEDKHVCIPDFNMLFNLEDQEEQAYFAVFDGHGGVDAAIYASIHLHVNMVHQEMFQHDPAEALCRAFRVTDERFVQKAARESLRCGTTGVVTFIRGNMLHVAWLGDSQVMLVRKGQAVELMKPHKPDREDEKKRIEALGGCVVWFGAWRVNGSLSVSRAIGDAEHKPYICGDADSASTVLDGSEDYLILACDGFYDTVNPDEAVKVVADHLKENNGDSSMVAHKLVASARDAGSSDNITVIVVFLRDMNAAVAVSEESDWTENSFQGGQEDNGEDKENHGDCKRPWPQHQCSAPADLGYEGRVDSFTDRTSLSIGSSVNPLDDQGYLDLTKPETSTPQSAKCLPPVPVFSPGIPKSAGSISSSPVKSESPELSASSGCGRSERREDAPLSSGAAGQGIYRVRGLSPVFFGLEDELFKSLGKRAAFPHFRLCSGKRRRGARLKPKFHAPLWAQEPSQGEGSGLPFPARGRRSRRALARPSPWRRLPSHGSYSECLMRRQSHCIPDPHLHQCCKM